ACCTGTGCTCGGCGCGCAGGGCTGCGCAGCCTGCCGCCCGCTCGTTGGCCCCCCGGTGCTCCCGCGCCTTCACTGCCGCACTCAGCCTCCTCCGCCGGGTGAGTGACATCACCGCCGGGCCTCCCAGCCTGCGTGCCCTGCGGGCGCTCAGGACCCTCCTCCCTTCGCCCTCTGCCCTCTCTCTTCCGGGCGGAAGCAGCGAAACCGGCGCTCGGCCCCTTAAAGGAGCAGGGACAGCAGCAAAGTTCGCTGTAAGCTGGGGTTGAGAGGCGAAGCGACTTGGGCAGAGGTGAGTAGCTGATTCGAGCGTGGCCGCCCCGGGTCGGTTGTCGAGCCCAGGAAGACTGATTAAGTGTTTGAGCTTCTCGTTTCCGATCGCCCGATGTGTGTTGTGGTGCTTCTGTGTTGAAACGTCCCGGGTTGACTTTGTGCGCTGCCTGCGCCTCTGCGTTCTGGCTACCTCTGCACCCACATCCCCTTCCCAGAGCAGCGGAGAACTTGGGGTCCTGCGTAACAGCGAAGCAACGCTGGCCTCGATCCAAGTCCTGGAATGCCAAGTACGCATCTCCGTGTTCCCAGACTGACGGTTAGCAACGCAGTTAAACCGTAATCCACACATTGAGAAGGCGTGCAACCATTAAGACGGAGGTGTTCGGTATGCACTGACATGGGACTGCTTCCAGGGTACCTCGGGTGAAAAATGAAGGTGTCGTGAGCGTGCGGTGCCATTAACATAGACGAAACACCGTTTGTgcctttccacaatgtcagaatttattgaataacaatataTTCATAGGCTACGCGACTTTCATTAATACTTGAACTTGTGGTTCACCTGGTATTCATAAGCTGGGTAATCGCAGATTAATTTATAATATCTTAACACCCAAATTACACATCACACtttacagaaatatatatatacacacacacacattaggtatatgtgtgtttatatataacaGGAAGGTTAAGAAAGTGTTAAGGCAATCACGGGGTTTAGAAGACTGAactgagagcaaaggcagagagaagaTACGAATTCTGTTGTTGGTGGTTAGATAAGAACTTCAGAGTGCAGAGCT
The Sciurus carolinensis chromosome 14, mSciCar1.2, whole genome shotgun sequence DNA segment above includes these coding regions:
- the LOC124964357 gene encoding uncharacterized protein LOC124964357 isoform X5; translated protein: MRTWHSRTWIEASVASLLRRTPSSPLLWEGDVGAEVARTQRRRQRTKSTRDVSTQKHHNTHRAIGNEKLKHLISLPGLDNRPGAATLESATHLCPSRFASQPQLTANFAAVPAPLRGRAPVSLLPPGRERAEGEGRRVLSARRARRLGGPAVMSLTRRRRLSAAVKAREHRGANERAAGCAALRAEHRAWKAVNRAP
- the LOC124964357 gene encoding uncharacterized protein LOC124964357 isoform X1 — its product is MRTWHSRTWIEASVASLLRRTPSSPLLWEGDVGAEVARTQRRRQRTKSTRDVSTQKHHNTHRAIGNEKLKHLISLPGLDNRPGAATLESATHLCPSRFASQPQLTANFAAVPAPLRGRAPVSLLPPGRERAEGEGRRVLSARRARRLGGPAVMSLTRRRRLSAAVKAREHRGANERAAGCAALRAEHRSSLGWSADPLPSKDLGAQSRAQSWTLPFLQMGHVAAQLILQEDKGGSLLFWAWKPNVEESEKR
- the LOC124964357 gene encoding uncharacterized protein LOC124964357 isoform X2, with protein sequence MRTWHSRTWIEASVASLLRRTPSSPLLWEGDVGAEVARTQRRRQRTKSTRDVSTQKHHNTHRAIGNEKLKHLISLPGLDNRPGAATLESATHLCPSRFASQPQLTANFAAVPAPLRGRAPVSLLPPGRERAEGEGRRVLSARRARRLGGPAVMSLTRRRRLSAAVKAREHRGANERAAGCAALRAEHRSSLGWSADPLPSKDLGAQSRAQGLEGCEQSPVGTHGHQHILEWVQLLSQELPKETRQDLCQ
- the LOC124964357 gene encoding uncharacterized protein LOC124964357 isoform X3 gives rise to the protein MRTWHSRTWIEASVASLLRRTPSSPLLWEGDVGAEVARTQRRRQRTKSTRDVSTQKHHNTHRAIGNEKLKHLISLPGLDNRPGAATLESATHLCPSRFASQPQLTANFAAVPAPLRGRAPVSLLPPGRERAEGEGRRVLSARRARRLGGPAVMSLTRRRRLSAAVKAREHRGANERAAGCAALRAEHRSSLGWSADPLPSKDLGAQSRAQMKKAPRRLICKSWPLNAGARSLDGTVPGPGRL
- the LOC124964357 gene encoding uncharacterized protein LOC124964357 isoform X4 — protein: MRTWHSRTWIEASVASLLRRTPSSPLLWEGDVGAEVARTQRRRQRTKSTRDVSTQKHHNTHRAIGNEKLKHLISLPGLDNRPGAATLESATHLCPSRFASQPQLTANFAAVPAPLRGRAPVSLLPPGRERAEGEGRRVLSARRARRLGGPAVMSLTRRRRLSAAVKAREHRGANERAAGCAALRAEHSLDLPWGGLLTLFLPRTLVHRAGPRAWKAVNRAP